The genomic region CTTAGCTGCATACTATCGCCGCGTTGACGCTGACATGCGTGATGCTTCCCGGTTGAAACAACAAATAGCTAATGACGGACAACTATCAGCAGAAGATGCGATCGCCGTCATCCAGGGAATCAAGTTTTTTACGGCAACTGAAGCTCAATCCTGGCTGACTGATGGCACTTTTGAAAAACGGATCGGCTCTACAGCCGCCATCTTGACACTAGCAGGCAAAATGGAGCAAGTCCCTATCAATCCTAAAAACCTATTTGCCTCCCAGTTCGTCACCAAAGCCGCAAATAATACCCAAACACTGATCGATCTTGTTCGCGCAGATAACCCAACATTAGCTAACAAACTGGCAGGTCAAGAAATAGCACTCACCCCTCGCAAATTCGATCGAAATTCGTTGACAACCGCGCCTAACATTGGCAACTTACAGGTGAACGGGAACGTAAAATTTGCCTACAATTCGGCAACACTCACGCCTGAAGGTAAGCAAACATTAGATCGTCTAGCAGCAGAAATGTCTGATTTCAACGATCGCACCGTCGCCGTGCGCGTCATCGGTCATACATCCAGAACTGGCTTAGCCGCACTCAACCAACAACTCAGCCAACAGCGATCGCAAGTCGTCGCCAATTATCTCAAATCGCGCTTGAAGCTCCAGATCGTTGCTGAGGGTAAAGGCTTCCACCAACCCCTATCTGGAATTTCACCCCAAGATCCGCGCAATCAAAGGACAGAAATTCGCCTCGTGCGCGTTGGTAGTTAATTCGGATTCTGTGCTGCCTTGACAAACTTTGGTTCGATAAACTTTGACAGATCGGGAACTTTTTCAATCTGCTTCTGGTTGGATAAAAATTTAGCCATAGACTTCATTGAGTTTAATATGTAAAATTCGCTTTGCGAGTTAGTAAACATTTCGATATTCATAGCAGCATCGGGAAGTTTAATTCCTTTCAAATCGGCGGCAAGACTATCAGGTGTTGTCTCCAAACGCTTAGCTGCGATCGCTAACCCTTCTTTTGGATTCTGATTGAGAAAGTTTAACCCTTGAAGAACACCGTTGACAAATGCCTGTACTACTTGAGGATTGGCTTGAATAAACTTTGCATCAAACACGTACAGATCGCTAATTGCAGTCGGCATCTTTGCAGAGTCGTAAATAATTCGTCCGTCTTTCTGCGCTTGATTTGCTTTTTGTAAAAAAGGCGCATAGGATACAGCAATCTCAACCTGTCCGGTTTGATAAGCTGCTGCTGCTGCATCTGGTGTTGTGCTGACAATTGTAATATCCTTCTCGCTCAAACCTGCTTCAGCTAGGACTTGCAAGAGGAAGAAATGGCTGACAGAGGCTCTTTCCACTGCCACTTTTTTACCTTTAAATGCCTTGATGTCTGTGACGCTGTTTCGCGCCAAAATGCCATCCCCACCTACCGAAATATCTTCAACTAAAACCACTCGAAAGTCTTTGCCTTTACTGGCAATCAAAATTGCTTCTGAAGTTACGGGAGCGAGAGCATCTAGCCGTCCAGCGATAAAAGCAGCGTTAGAATCGGGGTTAGAGCCGAAGATTTTTGGCTGCAAGTCAAGACCTGCTTGTTTAAAAAAACCTTTTTCGAGTGCGATATGTAGTGGTGTTAATCCAATCCAGTTCAGAATGCCAATCGTGGCTGAGACGGTTTTTGGGGAGGATGTTTGAGCCACCGTGTCACTCCCAGATAAACCCTCATGTAAAACGAAACTTCCCGCCGTCCCTGCCATCATCCACAGTGCATGACGGCGAGACCAATACTGATTCATCTTTGACATAGTTGTAGATTGTAACTAACAACAAGCTGCGATCGAGTGCTACGGTCGTTTGGTAGTTCTGAAAGACAAATGAAAGATGCTTGAGTTGTGCGGATGTAGAAATACAGTCAAGAATAT from Chroococcidiopsis sp. SAG 2025 harbors:
- a CDS encoding ABC transporter substrate-binding protein, translating into MNQYWSRRHALWMMAGTAGSFVLHEGLSGSDTVAQTSSPKTVSATIGILNWIGLTPLHIALEKGFFKQAGLDLQPKIFGSNPDSNAAFIAGRLDALAPVTSEAILIASKGKDFRVVLVEDISVGGDGILARNSVTDIKAFKGKKVAVERASVSHFFLLQVLAEAGLSEKDITIVSTTPDAAAAAYQTGQVEIAVSYAPFLQKANQAQKDGRIIYDSAKMPTAISDLYVFDAKFIQANPQVVQAFVNGVLQGLNFLNQNPKEGLAIAAKRLETTPDSLAADLKGIKLPDAAMNIEMFTNSQSEFYILNSMKSMAKFLSNQKQIEKVPDLSKFIEPKFVKAAQNPN